A DNA window from Maribellus comscasis contains the following coding sequences:
- a CDS encoding sulfatase family protein: MKRNLLKSLFIVAVITGIFACTSTPQKEEQKPNIIYIMSDDHGYQAISAYGFGINQTPNIDRIAEGGAIFTRSCVTNSLCAPSRAVLLTGKHSFKNGKVDNVQAFNWDQPNFPKILQANGYQTAMIGKIHLDGIPQGFDFSMVLPGQGNYYNPDFLIEGKKVQKKGYVTEIITETALDWLKNKRDQNKPFCLLYHQKAPHREWMPAEKYYKQYTKMEFEEPATLFDDFEGRGTAAKEAEMNILKHQNWAGDSKLYPEVMDELGIEETSNWGVNAFNNNTGRMDEVQKAAWDAVYQPINEEFKKIYPSIKSDKKELMHWRYERYMQDYLACIASVDEGVGKLLDYLDEAGLADNTIVVYTSDQGFYLGEHGWFDKRFMYKESFRTPLLIRYPKEIKPGTKINKLVQNLDFAPTFLDYAGLETPTEMQGESFRDLVGGKTEQFRDFAYYTYYEYPSIHMVKRHYGVATDRYKLIHFYYDIDEWELYDLEEDPMEMKNVYDDPAYADVREMMHEKLDTAREYYEDSDANDQKYLKAYLDVQAQ, encoded by the coding sequence ATGAAGCGAAATCTATTAAAATCACTTTTCATTGTCGCAGTTATAACAGGAATTTTTGCTTGTACCTCTACTCCTCAAAAAGAGGAGCAAAAACCCAATATCATCTATATAATGAGCGACGATCACGGCTACCAGGCAATTAGCGCATACGGTTTTGGTATTAACCAAACGCCGAATATCGATCGGATCGCCGAAGGAGGGGCTATTTTCACCAGATCATGTGTCACCAATTCGCTTTGTGCACCAAGCCGGGCTGTTTTACTCACCGGAAAACACAGTTTTAAAAATGGCAAAGTAGATAATGTACAAGCCTTTAACTGGGATCAACCCAATTTTCCCAAAATACTTCAGGCCAATGGTTACCAAACAGCGATGATTGGAAAAATCCACCTGGATGGAATTCCGCAGGGGTTTGATTTTTCAATGGTACTTCCCGGACAAGGAAACTACTATAACCCTGATTTCCTTATTGAAGGCAAAAAAGTGCAAAAAAAGGGATACGTTACTGAGATTATTACAGAAACAGCCCTCGACTGGTTAAAAAATAAACGTGATCAGAATAAACCATTTTGTCTGCTGTATCATCAAAAGGCCCCCCACCGCGAATGGATGCCCGCCGAAAAATATTACAAACAATACACTAAAATGGAATTTGAAGAGCCCGCTACTCTTTTTGATGATTTTGAAGGCAGAGGAACAGCAGCAAAAGAAGCTGAAATGAATATTTTGAAACATCAGAATTGGGCCGGCGATTCAAAACTTTATCCTGAGGTAATGGACGAGCTTGGGATAGAAGAAACCTCAAACTGGGGAGTAAATGCTTTTAATAACAACACCGGAAGAATGGATGAAGTCCAAAAAGCTGCCTGGGACGCTGTGTATCAACCTATAAATGAAGAATTCAAAAAAATCTATCCGTCGATAAAATCAGACAAAAAAGAACTGATGCATTGGCGCTACGAACGTTATATGCAGGATTATTTAGCTTGTATTGCATCGGTTGACGAAGGAGTTGGAAAATTGCTCGATTATCTGGATGAAGCAGGACTGGCCGACAATACCATTGTTGTTTACACTTCCGACCAGGGTTTTTACCTCGGAGAGCATGGCTGGTTTGATAAACGTTTTATGTACAAAGAGTCTTTCAGAACACCGTTGCTCATACGATATCCCAAAGAAATTAAACCGGGAACAAAAATTAACAAGTTGGTTCAAAACCTTGACTTTGCCCCCACATTTCTTGATTATGCGGGATTGGAAACTCCCACCGAAATGCAGGGAGAGTCTTTCCGCGACCTCGTAGGTGGCAAAACAGAACAATTCCGCGATTTTGCTTATTACACCTATTATGAATACCCGTCTATTCACATGGTAAAAAGGCACTACGGCGTAGCTACCGACAGGTATAAACTCATCCACTTTTATTATGATATTGATGAATGGGAATTATACGATTTGGAAGAAGATCCAATGGAAATGAAAAATGTATACGACGATCCGGCGTATGCCGACGTTCGGGAAATGATGCACGAAAAACTCGACACTGCCAGAGAATATTACGAAGACAGCGATGCTAACGATCAAAAATATCTGAAAGCCTACCTCGATGTTCAGGCACAATGA